A genome region from Psychrobacter jeotgali includes the following:
- the glmS gene encoding glutamine--fructose-6-phosphate transaminase (isomerizing) has protein sequence MCGIVGAVAERNIANILLEGLKRLEYRGYDSAGLTVIRDGELHRERQVGKVQALVDAVEVNPEFFNGHIGIAHTRWATHGEPAQRNAHPHVSGKIAVVHNGIVENYAELKEDLLAKGYEFTSQTDTEVVAHLIHDAYKQTPDLMEAVRTVTPLLQGAFALGIVHVDSPDELITVRLGSPLVIGVGIGENFIASDQLALLPVTNRFMYLEEGDIARITRDSIQVYADGIEVKRSVNEIDASQHNADKGEFKHYMLKEIYEQPDAVARTLEMAIDSSNTSSLRKDFLQCNEAQLAGIRHIQVLACGTSYHAGMVAKYWFENLTRLPCSVEIASEFRYRNPVVVDNSLIICISQSGETADTLSALRDTQKQKPTGLVSLALCNVPTSSLVRETDIFLPTHAGPEIGVASTKAFTTQLAALMLLVLKIGVTQDRIDEQRLTTLLGELHKLPGQLYASLHLDASIKKMSEHFEEKRSCLFLGRGLQFPIALEGALKLKEISYIHAEGYAAGELKHGPLALVDKDMPIVVLAPKDSMFDKLKANMQEVHARHGELFVFASEESKMVAEERMHIVYVPEVCEILAPIVYSVPVQLLSYHVAVMRGTDVDQPRNLAKSVTVE, from the coding sequence ATGTGTGGAATCGTAGGCGCAGTTGCTGAGCGTAATATTGCCAATATTTTACTTGAAGGGTTAAAGCGTCTTGAATATCGAGGCTATGATTCTGCCGGCCTGACCGTCATTCGTGATGGCGAGCTCCATCGTGAGCGTCAAGTGGGCAAAGTGCAAGCTTTGGTGGATGCCGTAGAAGTTAACCCAGAGTTTTTTAATGGTCATATTGGTATCGCTCATACCCGCTGGGCGACTCATGGCGAGCCTGCTCAGCGTAACGCCCATCCGCATGTCTCTGGCAAAATTGCGGTAGTTCATAACGGTATCGTTGAGAATTACGCTGAGCTTAAAGAGGACTTGCTGGCTAAAGGCTATGAATTTACCTCGCAAACTGATACCGAGGTGGTCGCTCATTTAATCCATGACGCTTATAAACAAACCCCGGATCTGATGGAAGCCGTTCGCACCGTTACGCCTTTATTACAGGGTGCCTTTGCCCTTGGTATTGTCCATGTCGATAGTCCAGATGAGCTGATTACCGTACGCCTAGGCTCACCCCTAGTAATCGGTGTCGGTATCGGTGAGAACTTTATCGCCTCAGATCAGCTAGCGCTACTACCGGTAACCAACCGTTTTATGTACCTAGAAGAAGGTGATATCGCTAGAATTACCCGTGATAGCATTCAAGTTTACGCTGATGGGATCGAAGTTAAGCGCTCAGTTAACGAGATAGACGCCTCGCAGCATAATGCTGATAAAGGCGAGTTCAAGCATTATATGCTTAAAGAAATTTATGAGCAGCCAGATGCCGTCGCTCGTACCCTTGAGATGGCAATAGATAGCAGTAATACATCAAGTCTGCGCAAGGATTTTTTACAATGTAACGAGGCTCAGCTGGCTGGTATTCGCCATATTCAGGTACTTGCTTGTGGTACCAGTTATCACGCTGGCATGGTGGCCAAGTATTGGTTCGAAAACCTAACTCGCCTGCCCTGCTCGGTTGAGATTGCCAGCGAGTTCCGTTATCGTAACCCCGTTGTGGTTGATAACTCACTTATCATTTGTATTTCGCAGTCGGGTGAAACTGCAGATACGCTATCGGCATTACGTGATACTCAAAAGCAAAAGCCAACAGGCTTGGTGAGCTTGGCATTATGTAACGTCCCAACGTCATCACTGGTGCGTGAAACGGATATCTTTTTACCGACTCACGCCGGCCCTGAGATTGGCGTGGCTTCTACCAAAGCCTTTACCACTCAGCTTGCAGCCTTAATGCTGCTGGTACTCAAGATCGGGGTTACTCAAGATCGTATCGATGAGCAGCGCCTAACCACTTTACTAGGTGAGCTTCATAAGCTGCCGGGTCAGCTCTATGCCAGCCTACATCTTGATGCCTCTATCAAAAAGATGAGTGAGCATTTTGAAGAGAAAAGGAGTTGCCTATTCTTAGGTCGGGGACTACAGTTCCCAATCGCTCTTGAAGGGGCGCTCAAGCTCAAAGAGATCTCCTATATCCATGCTGAAGGCTACGCGGCGGGCGAGCTAAAACACGGCCCATTAGCGCTAGTCGATAAAGATATGCCTATTGTGGTTTTGGCACCAAAAGACAGCATGTTCGATAAGCTTAAAGCCAATATGCAAGAGGTGCACGCCCGTCACGGTGAGCTATTTGTGTTTGCTAGTGAAGAAAGTAAAATGGTCGCTGAGGAGCGCATGCATATAGTATACGTTCCTGAAGTCTGCGAGATATTAGCACCTATCGTCTATAGCGTGCCCGTACAACTGTTATCGTACCATGTGGCAGTCATGCGCGGCACCGATGTCGATCAGCCACGGAACCTCGCAAAATCAGTGACGGTCGAATAG
- a CDS encoding diaminopimelate dehydrogenase, translated as MTAVIKVAIAGYGNLGRGAEAAIQQSPDMQLIGVFSRRDPASVTLIDQSVPVYAMDDIEQYQDEIDVLILCGGSRTDLPEQGPALASLFNIVDSFDTHAKIPEYFAALDAPAKKAGKVAMLSVGWDPGLFSINRLYGEAILPVGETYSFWGKGLSQGHSDAVRRVDGVKAGVQYTIPSESAMTRVRNGEQPTLSTREKHVRECYVVLDDGADADTVRNAIVTMPDYFADYDTTVHFIDEQTLKSEHSKMPHGGFVIRSGVSGIDNEQNDQVMEFSLKLGSNPEFTASVLVAYARAAYKMNLAGETGAKTVLDVAPGLLSPKSPAQLRKELL; from the coding sequence ATGACAGCAGTAATTAAAGTTGCCATCGCCGGTTACGGCAATCTTGGCCGCGGTGCCGAGGCCGCTATCCAACAAAGCCCAGACATGCAGTTAATAGGCGTATTCAGTCGCCGAGATCCTGCATCTGTTACCTTGATTGACCAAAGCGTGCCGGTGTACGCCATGGACGATATCGAACAGTATCAAGATGAGATAGATGTGTTGATATTATGTGGCGGCTCTAGAACTGATTTGCCAGAGCAAGGCCCTGCTCTTGCCAGTCTCTTTAATATCGTTGATAGCTTCGATACGCATGCTAAGATTCCTGAATATTTTGCGGCGCTCGATGCCCCAGCTAAAAAGGCGGGCAAAGTCGCTATGTTATCAGTAGGTTGGGATCCCGGTTTATTCTCTATCAACCGTTTATACGGCGAAGCTATTTTGCCCGTCGGCGAAACTTACTCCTTTTGGGGCAAAGGATTAAGCCAAGGACATTCAGATGCTGTGCGCCGTGTAGACGGGGTTAAGGCAGGCGTGCAATACACTATTCCCTCAGAATCTGCTATGACGCGCGTACGCAATGGCGAGCAGCCCACGCTCAGCACTCGTGAGAAGCACGTCCGCGAATGTTATGTGGTCTTAGATGATGGCGCTGATGCCGATACGGTACGCAACGCCATTGTGACCATGCCAGATTACTTTGCTGACTACGACACCACGGTGCATTTTATTGATGAGCAAACGCTTAAGTCTGAACACAGCAAAATGCCACACGGTGGTTTTGTCATTCGCAGCGGCGTCAGCGGCATTGATAATGAGCAGAATGATCAAGTAATGGAGTTTTCATTAAAGCTTGGTAGTAATCCTGAGTTTACCGCCAGCGTGCTTGTGGCTTACGCCCGCGCCGCCTATAAAATGAACTTAGCAGGAGAGACTGGTGCCAAAACCGTGCTTGATGTCGCCCCAGGTTTATTGTCGCCTAAATCGCCTGCGCAGTTGCGTAAAGAGCTGCTGTAA
- a CDS encoding LysE family translocator, whose product MSDLSFWLLFFSTALALNIAPGPDLLYILTKTIANGKRVGVASALGVCTGALFHVGLASLGLSAILVSSALAFSIVKYIGVGYLLYLAYKSFRSAGTSLNITPADKHKESAWKAFKQGVLIDILNPKVAIFFMAFLPQFIRDGHGTVPIQLLYLGLLVVAVAVVVEVTYVLLAFKLTKKIRSSKRVSVLLDRVIGTVFVALGIKLAVSTSR is encoded by the coding sequence GTGTCAGATTTAAGTTTTTGGTTGTTATTTTTTTCTACTGCATTAGCGTTGAATATTGCACCTGGTCCAGATCTTCTTTACATTCTAACTAAGACAATAGCAAATGGGAAAAGGGTTGGGGTAGCATCTGCGCTCGGAGTTTGTACTGGAGCTCTTTTTCATGTTGGATTGGCGTCACTTGGGTTGTCAGCAATTCTAGTGTCATCCGCACTTGCATTTTCTATAGTTAAGTATATCGGTGTTGGTTATTTACTATATCTTGCATATAAATCTTTCCGTTCAGCTGGTACTAGTTTAAATATAACTCCAGCAGACAAGCACAAAGAGTCTGCGTGGAAAGCTTTTAAACAAGGAGTGCTTATTGATATATTGAACCCCAAAGTAGCTATATTTTTTATGGCATTTTTACCTCAATTTATTCGTGATGGTCATGGAACAGTTCCAATACAGCTACTTTATTTAGGTTTGTTGGTAGTTGCTGTTGCTGTCGTCGTTGAGGTAACTTACGTATTACTTGCATTTAAGCTAACAAAAAAAATAAGAAGCAGTAAGCGTGTAAGTGTGTTGCTAGACAGAGTTATCGGCACTGTTTTTGTTGCTCTAGGGATTAAGCTAGCAGTAAGCACTAGCAGATAA
- a CDS encoding MDR family MFS transporter, whose product MSTLTMEQSQTAIKPIPILISFLIAGFAGLFSETALNMALGNLMLEFGVVSSTVQWITTGYLLTMGILIPVSALLIQWFSTRQLFVASLLFSIAGAIVSGMAPVFNVLLLGRVIQAIGTGLLIPLMFNTVLVIFPIHKRGTIMGLIGLVMMSAPAIGPATAGLIIEVLSWNWILWLLIPFLAFSLVYGLLFMQNVTELTKPKIDWLSIFLSTLGFGGIVYGFSIAGHKGWGSPLVIGTLIIGLVSLLVFSSRQFKLDKPMLDLRTLKYPVFTLALLSVSATFMIILSSMILLPLYLQIGLGLTALTAGLILMPGGALNGILSPVAGRVYDKYGAKWLFTPGFIIMIIMLWMLSNVTTETSILMAILLHSGLMIGVTFVMMPMQTHGLNALPKNLYPDGTALINTLLQVSGSIGTALAITIMSTSQNNFLKTVADPSNPSMVSTSLTAGVQTAFILGIVLAISGLVMSFFIKTSSEQ is encoded by the coding sequence ATGTCTACCCTTACCATGGAACAAAGCCAAACTGCTATAAAACCAATTCCCATTCTAATCTCCTTTTTAATAGCAGGATTCGCCGGGTTATTCAGTGAGACGGCCTTAAATATGGCGCTTGGCAATTTAATGCTTGAATTTGGCGTCGTTTCTTCCACAGTACAATGGATAACCACCGGTTACCTGCTAACCATGGGGATACTGATCCCGGTGTCGGCCCTATTGATACAATGGTTTAGTACGCGGCAGTTATTTGTGGCCTCCTTGCTGTTTTCAATTGCTGGAGCGATAGTCTCTGGTATGGCACCAGTTTTTAATGTCTTACTCCTAGGCCGAGTTATTCAGGCGATCGGTACTGGTTTGTTGATCCCTCTAATGTTTAACACCGTATTAGTCATTTTCCCTATTCATAAAAGAGGGACCATTATGGGGCTAATCGGGCTGGTTATGATGTCAGCACCGGCTATTGGACCGGCCACGGCGGGGTTAATTATTGAAGTATTGAGCTGGAATTGGATTCTTTGGCTGCTCATTCCATTTTTGGCTTTTTCATTAGTATATGGACTGCTGTTTATGCAGAATGTTACGGAGCTGACCAAACCTAAAATAGATTGGCTATCAATATTTTTATCAACACTTGGCTTTGGCGGTATTGTCTATGGCTTTAGTATTGCAGGACACAAAGGCTGGGGCAGTCCGCTGGTCATTGGTACGCTAATTATTGGGCTAGTGTCTCTTCTAGTATTTTCGTCAAGACAGTTCAAACTTGATAAGCCTATGTTAGATCTGCGTACTTTAAAATATCCGGTGTTTACCTTAGCTTTGTTAAGTGTCTCTGCGACCTTTATGATTATTTTATCTAGCATGATTCTACTGCCCTTATATCTACAAATTGGACTGGGGCTAACAGCACTTACGGCCGGTCTGATATTGATGCCAGGGGGCGCACTAAATGGCATTCTATCGCCAGTAGCAGGACGTGTTTATGATAAGTATGGGGCTAAGTGGCTCTTTACGCCGGGCTTTATCATAATGATTATCATGCTGTGGATGCTATCGAATGTCACTACGGAGACCTCTATTCTCATGGCTATCCTGTTGCATTCAGGTCTGATGATCGGGGTGACATTCGTTATGATGCCGATGCAAACTCATGGTTTGAATGCCCTACCCAAAAACCTGTATCCAGACGGCACCGCTTTGATAAATACTTTATTGCAAGTCTCTGGCTCCATCGGAACGGCGCTGGCGATTACGATAATGTCTACGTCGCAAAATAACTTTTTGAAGACGGTTGCTGATCCATCTAACCCTTCTATGGTAAGCACTTCATTGACTGCTGGCGTGCAAACAGCGTTTATTTTAGGTATTGTATTAGCGATTAGTGGACTGGTTATGTCGTTTTTTATAAAGACATCGAGTGAGCAATAA
- a CDS encoding TetR/AcrR family transcriptional regulator: MNDKLKPKEVLIETASRLFKVRGYCGVGLNDIIEESGIPKGSLYHYFPEGKEQLAIAAINNTKTLVMADIKRVFDSTSKLGAGSLIQALQAYVYELAKMFGAGGDPIGSPIGTIAGEKHSTSEPIRSACEATFKDWQAVYAERFLTAGYPQEQATSLATVFHALTEGGILLALTMKSGKPLEAIAEQIPSLFTEKIDKNNHTTY, translated from the coding sequence ATGAATGACAAGTTAAAGCCAAAAGAGGTACTCATTGAGACTGCATCACGTCTGTTTAAGGTACGTGGTTATTGCGGTGTGGGCCTAAATGACATCATTGAAGAAAGCGGTATCCCTAAAGGATCGCTGTATCACTATTTCCCAGAGGGCAAAGAACAATTAGCGATTGCTGCGATTAATAATACCAAAACACTGGTTATGGCTGATATTAAGCGAGTTTTTGATAGTACTTCTAAGCTAGGTGCTGGCAGTTTAATACAGGCCTTGCAAGCTTATGTGTACGAATTAGCCAAAATGTTTGGCGCAGGCGGTGATCCGATTGGCTCGCCAATTGGCACCATTGCTGGGGAAAAGCATTCTACCAGTGAGCCGATTCGATCGGCCTGTGAAGCTACTTTTAAGGATTGGCAAGCTGTTTATGCAGAGAGGTTTCTTACAGCAGGCTATCCCCAAGAGCAAGCCACCAGTTTAGCTACCGTTTTTCATGCACTTACTGAAGGCGGTATTTTGTTAGCTTTAACGATGAAAAGTGGAAAACCACTTGAAGCCATAGCAGAACAGATTCCTTCATTATTTACTGAAAAAATTGATAAAAACAATCATACAACCTATTAA
- a CDS encoding sulfite exporter TauE/SafE family protein, protein MELITFLIIGALAGFAAGLFGVGGGTIIVPLLFIVFTQMGYSPDNIMHLALGTSLATIIVTSISSLMAHNKKGAVMWPVFKNLAPGLAIGCFLGAGIAGQISGLYLQLIVGVFLLWVAYRMFAKAKKPITTNAASGTNTNTDNDTDSPHAHAALPAKSKQLAAGGVIGVASAIFGIGGGSLTVPYLTRYNVVMQKAVGTSAACGLPIAIAGALGYMVFGTQAQIDVPNTIGFVHIYAFLGISIMSFFTAKVGAKVAHMLSPSLLKKCFSVLLFVVGFYFLYKGLF, encoded by the coding sequence GTGGAATTAATCACTTTTTTAATAATAGGCGCTCTAGCAGGATTTGCTGCAGGGCTATTTGGCGTAGGCGGTGGCACCATTATCGTGCCGCTGTTATTTATCGTCTTTACCCAAATGGGCTACAGCCCTGACAATATCATGCATCTGGCGCTAGGGACGTCGCTAGCAACCATTATTGTGACCTCTATCAGTTCACTGATGGCGCACAATAAAAAAGGTGCGGTCATGTGGCCAGTGTTTAAAAATCTAGCACCGGGTCTAGCTATTGGCTGCTTTTTGGGTGCAGGGATTGCAGGACAAATCTCTGGGCTATATCTTCAGCTCATTGTTGGGGTGTTTTTGCTGTGGGTCGCTTATAGGATGTTTGCCAAAGCCAAAAAACCAATAACTACCAATGCTGCTAGTGGCACTAATACTAATACTGATAATGACACTGACAGCCCTCACGCCCATGCTGCACTACCAGCAAAGTCCAAGCAGTTAGCAGCAGGCGGCGTTATTGGCGTCGCCTCAGCCATTTTCGGTATCGGCGGTGGTAGCTTAACCGTGCCTTATCTCACCCGTTATAATGTGGTCATGCAAAAAGCGGTGGGCACCTCAGCGGCATGTGGTCTGCCGATTGCCATTGCTGGGGCGTTAGGGTATATGGTATTTGGAACACAGGCGCAAATTGATGTGCCTAATACCATCGGTTTTGTGCACATTTATGCCTTTTTGGGCATTAGCATCATGAGCTTTTTTACTGCCAAAGTAGGGGCAAAAGTCGCGCACATGCTCTCACCGTCACTGCTAAAAAAATGCTTCTCGGTGTTGTTATTCGTAGTCGGGTTTTATTTTCTTTATAAGGGATTATTTTGA
- a CDS encoding flavin reductase: MIEAIDFRNAMSLLATAVNIITTKGVSGVHGFTASAVCSVTDTPPTLLVCMNQAARSHDYFIQNKILSVNVLGAQHEAISNAFASKLNSEERFEYGSWTELATGAPILEEALVSFDCEIEDIQQVGTHSVFMCRVVAIKHAEPQDATDEGLIYFNRNYHQVGQVEIV; the protein is encoded by the coding sequence ATGATTGAAGCAATCGATTTTAGAAATGCCATGTCTTTGCTCGCAACGGCGGTCAATATTATCACCACCAAAGGTGTGTCTGGCGTTCATGGGTTTACCGCCTCTGCGGTATGTAGCGTCACCGACACCCCGCCAACCTTGCTGGTCTGTATGAATCAGGCGGCGCGCTCACACGACTATTTTATACAAAATAAAATTTTGAGCGTCAATGTGTTGGGCGCCCAACATGAAGCCATATCTAATGCTTTTGCGTCTAAACTAAATTCGGAAGAACGCTTTGAATATGGCTCTTGGACTGAGCTAGCAACTGGTGCGCCGATTTTGGAAGAGGCGCTGGTTAGTTTTGATTGTGAGATTGAGGATATTCAACAAGTGGGTACCCATAGTGTGTTTATGTGCCGGGTGGTCGCCATCAAGCACGCTGAACCACAAGATGCGACGGATGAAGGTTTGATTTATTTTAATCGAAATTATCATCAAGTGGGTCAAGTAGAGATAGTTTAA
- a CDS encoding methionine synthase: MKLLLPTSTAGSLPKPSWLAEPEKIWSPWALEGEQLIEAKQDALRLTLQEQRQAGIDIVSDGEQTRQHFVTTFIEHLDGVDFENRKTVKIRDRYEASVPSVVGSVSRPKSVFVDDAKFLRAQTDQPIKWALPGPMTMIDTLYDGHYKSREKLAWEFAKILNQEAKELEAAGVDIIQFDEPAFNVFFDDVNNWGIATLERAIEGLKCETAVHICYGYGIKANNDWKKTLGSEWRQYEQAFPKLQQSNIDIVSLECQNSHVPMDLIELIRGKKVMVGAIDVATNNIESPEQVADTLRKALQFVDADKLYPSTNCGMAPLSRQVARGKLAALSAGAAIVRKELTS, translated from the coding sequence ATGAAACTACTATTACCAACCTCCACAGCGGGCAGCTTACCCAAACCGTCTTGGCTGGCAGAACCTGAGAAAATTTGGTCCCCTTGGGCATTAGAAGGGGAGCAATTAATTGAAGCCAAACAAGATGCTTTGCGTTTAACTTTACAAGAGCAAAGGCAGGCAGGTATTGATATCGTCAGCGACGGTGAGCAAACCCGCCAGCATTTTGTGACCACCTTTATTGAACATCTCGATGGCGTGGATTTTGAGAATCGTAAAACTGTTAAAATTCGTGACCGCTATGAGGCCAGTGTGCCATCAGTGGTGGGTAGCGTAAGCCGTCCAAAATCTGTGTTTGTTGACGATGCAAAGTTTTTGCGAGCGCAAACCGATCAGCCTATCAAATGGGCACTGCCGGGGCCGATGACCATGATTGATACCTTATATGATGGGCATTATAAAAGCCGTGAAAAATTGGCTTGGGAATTTGCTAAGATTCTTAATCAAGAAGCCAAAGAGTTGGAAGCAGCTGGGGTGGATATTATCCAATTCGATGAGCCTGCCTTTAACGTGTTCTTTGATGATGTCAATAACTGGGGTATCGCCACCTTAGAGCGTGCTATCGAAGGCTTAAAGTGTGAAACGGCGGTGCATATTTGCTACGGCTATGGTATCAAAGCCAATAATGATTGGAAAAAGACACTCGGCTCAGAGTGGCGTCAATATGAGCAAGCGTTTCCTAAGTTGCAGCAGTCCAATATCGATATTGTCTCGCTTGAGTGTCAAAACTCGCATGTACCGATGGATTTAATAGAACTCATTCGTGGTAAAAAAGTGATGGTCGGTGCCATTGATGTGGCAACTAATAATATTGAGAGTCCTGAACAGGTGGCTGATACATTACGCAAAGCGCTGCAATTTGTCGATGCTGATAAGCTTTATCCTTCGACCAACTGCGGTATGGCGCCTTTGTCACGGCAAGTGGCACGCGGTAAACTTGCAGCGTTAAGTGCGGGTGCAGCCATTGTGCGTAAAGAGCTGACGAGTTAG